A single region of the Aeromonas hydrophila subsp. hydrophila ATCC 7966 genome encodes:
- the fabV gene encoding enoyl-ACP reductase FabV: MIIHPQIQGCVARNCHPIGCRAAVLQQIASVRAAGSFNGPKRVLVLGASSGFGLASRIALTFGAGADTVGVSFERGPSDKGPGSAGWYNNIWFRKEAEQTGRIAINLIGDAFSIGMRQQAIDTIRQQLGQVDLVIYSLASGIRVLPDGTQVRSVLKTTSQPFSGWGLDLEHDTLVQQSLDPATPEEIRDTVSVMGGEDWQLWLQALQQADCLAPGAQTVAYSYIGPESTYPLYRDGTIGYAKEHLHATAETINLQLAELGGHAWVSVCKALVTKASAYIPVLPVYLGLLMGVMKERGVHEGCIEQMQRLFATKMYGPQGVVADGNRLIRMDDHELDPAIQAAVSALWSKVTPDNFHALGDFAGLRQDFMQLNGFELPGVDYGAPVDLASLTELLP, translated from the coding sequence ATGATCATTCACCCACAGATCCAGGGCTGCGTCGCCCGCAACTGTCACCCCATCGGCTGCCGCGCCGCCGTGTTGCAACAGATTGCCAGCGTCAGGGCGGCGGGCTCCTTCAACGGGCCGAAACGGGTGCTGGTGCTGGGCGCTTCGTCCGGCTTCGGGCTGGCGTCGCGCATTGCCCTGACCTTCGGAGCCGGGGCCGACACCGTCGGCGTGTCGTTCGAGCGGGGCCCTTCTGACAAGGGGCCGGGCAGCGCCGGTTGGTACAACAACATCTGGTTTCGCAAGGAGGCGGAGCAGACCGGCCGCATTGCCATCAATCTGATCGGGGATGCCTTCTCCATCGGGATGCGCCAGCAGGCCATCGACACTATCCGCCAGCAGCTGGGGCAGGTGGATCTGGTGATCTACTCGCTGGCGAGCGGCATCCGGGTGTTGCCTGACGGCACGCAAGTGCGCTCCGTGCTCAAGACCACCAGCCAGCCATTCAGCGGCTGGGGGCTGGATCTGGAACACGACACCCTGGTGCAGCAGTCTCTGGATCCGGCCACCCCGGAGGAGATCCGCGACACCGTCAGCGTGATGGGCGGCGAGGATTGGCAGCTCTGGCTGCAGGCGTTGCAGCAGGCGGATTGCCTCGCGCCCGGCGCCCAGACCGTGGCCTACTCCTATATCGGCCCCGAATCGACCTACCCCCTCTATCGGGACGGCACCATCGGTTATGCCAAGGAGCATCTGCACGCCACCGCCGAGACCATCAACCTGCAGCTGGCGGAGCTTGGCGGCCATGCCTGGGTGTCGGTCTGCAAGGCGCTGGTGACCAAGGCGAGCGCCTATATTCCGGTGCTGCCGGTCTATCTGGGCCTGCTGATGGGGGTGATGAAGGAGCGCGGCGTGCACGAAGGCTGCATCGAGCAGATGCAGCGGCTGTTCGCCACCAAGATGTACGGCCCGCAAGGGGTGGTGGCCGACGGCAACCGGCTGATCCGGATGGATGACCACGAACTGGACCCGGCCATTCAGGCCGCCGTCTCGGCGCTCTGGTCCAAGGTGACGCCGGACAACTTCCACGCGCTGGGGGACTTTGCCGGGTTGCGCCAGGACTTCATGCAGCTCAACGGCTTCGAGCTGCCGGGCGTCGACTACGGCGCGCCGGTGGATCTGGCCTCGCTGACCGAGCTGCTGCCCTGA
- a CDS encoding GGDEF domain-containing protein — translation MALALLWMTQLQATPSLLKEAELQAARDPVGYLQRLDANPQQDMEQFYARALAQAALGRYPQALLDNARARGLASAQQETLRLLDFRLQQIALTLDTEAPDQALTLLEQLKPAVAGHPQQTSEWHALNGLALYRTQQLSAAIAELKTAFRLKQTIPDSTLASLQCARLLMTLGNLYADLNLAREAESYYLEALQRMVQLDEPNSQTIIRANMARLYIDTDRPAQARRLLDNLLSNPALAPDYRAIILGYQAMALNAERDWAGALRALDEAQALYQQLGYPEAGVRLLETRARALQGSGEKQLALQLLTSQGPAGAGSKALQASLLADQGRYPEAYQALNEYVNDYKQHFNQTLSQHASAFQAEMDLARSEASNRVLQQENENKRQQLLHQQSARHYQLALVGLLASALLLLGVTTHRLHRSSRHLYKLATFDQLTELPNRRALLERLATQWQQEGPLTLLIIDIDHFKQINDRHGHQAGDRAIQRLARELRSWAPDLQLVGRWGGEEFLVAVPLPAADCWYLAEQLRQRIGQIDKPRMTISIGVAGRSAADDGLGQLIHRADMAMYQAKRQGRNQTILAAEPLNPEQPEALASSVA, via the coding sequence ATGGCACTGGCGCTGCTCTGGATGACCCAGCTGCAGGCCACTCCCTCCTTGCTGAAAGAGGCTGAACTGCAGGCGGCGCGCGATCCCGTCGGCTATCTGCAACGCCTCGACGCCAACCCGCAGCAGGACATGGAGCAGTTTTACGCCAGAGCCCTGGCCCAGGCCGCGCTGGGGCGCTATCCGCAAGCCCTGCTCGACAACGCCCGTGCCCGCGGGCTGGCCAGTGCCCAGCAGGAGACCCTGCGTCTGCTCGACTTCCGCTTGCAGCAGATCGCCCTCACCCTGGATACCGAAGCGCCGGATCAGGCGCTCACCCTGCTGGAGCAGCTCAAACCCGCCGTCGCCGGTCATCCGCAGCAGACCTCGGAGTGGCACGCCCTCAACGGGCTCGCGCTCTATCGCACCCAGCAGCTCAGTGCGGCGATCGCCGAGCTCAAGACCGCCTTTCGCCTCAAGCAGACGATACCTGACTCCACCCTCGCCAGTCTGCAGTGCGCCCGCCTGCTGATGACCCTCGGCAACCTCTATGCCGACCTCAATCTGGCGCGGGAGGCCGAAAGCTATTACCTGGAGGCGCTGCAGCGCATGGTGCAGCTGGACGAGCCCAACAGCCAGACCATCATCCGGGCCAACATGGCGCGGCTCTATATCGATACCGATCGCCCCGCCCAGGCCAGACGGCTGCTGGACAACCTGCTCAGCAACCCGGCGCTGGCGCCGGACTACCGTGCCATCATCCTCGGCTATCAGGCCATGGCGCTCAATGCCGAGCGCGACTGGGCCGGCGCCCTGCGCGCACTGGACGAGGCACAGGCGCTCTATCAGCAACTGGGCTACCCGGAAGCCGGGGTGCGTCTGCTGGAGACCCGGGCCAGGGCACTGCAGGGCAGCGGCGAGAAGCAGCTGGCGCTGCAACTGCTGACCAGCCAGGGGCCTGCCGGTGCCGGCAGCAAGGCCTTGCAGGCCAGCCTGCTGGCGGATCAGGGGCGCTATCCCGAGGCCTACCAGGCGCTCAATGAATACGTGAACGACTACAAGCAGCACTTCAACCAGACCCTGAGCCAGCATGCCTCCGCCTTCCAGGCCGAGATGGATCTGGCCCGCAGCGAGGCCAGCAACCGGGTGCTGCAACAGGAGAACGAGAACAAGCGCCAGCAGCTGCTGCATCAGCAGAGTGCCCGCCACTACCAGCTGGCGCTGGTCGGTCTGCTGGCCAGTGCCCTGCTGCTGCTGGGCGTCACCACCCACCGGCTGCACCGCAGCTCGCGCCACCTCTACAAGCTGGCCACCTTCGATCAGCTGACCGAGCTGCCCAATCGCCGCGCCCTGCTGGAACGGCTGGCCACCCAGTGGCAGCAAGAGGGCCCGCTCACCCTGCTGATCATCGACATCGATCACTTCAAGCAGATCAACGACCGTCACGGCCATCAGGCGGGAGACAGGGCCATTCAGCGGCTGGCGCGGGAGCTGAGATCCTGGGCGCCCGACCTGCAACTGGTCGGGCGCTGGGGCGGCGAGGAGTTTCTGGTAGCGGTGCCGCTGCCGGCGGCGGATTGCTGGTATCTGGCAGAGCAGCTGCGCCAGCGCATCGGCCAGATCGACAAACCCCGCATGACCATCAGCATCGGGGTAGCCGGCCGCTCGGCCGCCGATGACGGGTTGGGCCAGCTCATCCATCGGGCCGACATGGCCATGTATCAGGCCAAGCGCCAGGGCCGCAACCAGACCATTCTGGCCGCGGAGCCGCTCAACCCGGAACAGCCGGAGGCGCTGGCCAGCAGCGTGGCCTGA
- a CDS encoding fimbrial biogenesis chaperone, translating into MKNDMHRILWFLLAGTLSSQAMAIDIGAMTIAMAPNEEFIARTVTNNSGSPKVYEVQMEKISNPTATGTSVPTVPGELLFAPKRFTLHAKRMQNVKLYYKGPADGQERYYRITFTESPAAQLDESGQARRRGALEMKLALQSTLVVRPRQVRFQYQLDPARSSITNTGNTYFEFMVKRGCLQADSEADSKYLLPGETYQNPTIGQAGNQKLIVYQSRFIRVGKDCWPD; encoded by the coding sequence ATGAAGAACGACATGCATCGCATTCTCTGGTTCTTGCTGGCCGGCACGCTGAGCTCACAGGCCATGGCCATCGACATCGGCGCCATGACGATTGCCATGGCACCGAACGAAGAGTTCATCGCCCGGACCGTCACCAACAACAGTGGCTCGCCCAAGGTCTACGAAGTGCAGATGGAAAAAATCAGCAATCCCACGGCAACGGGGACAAGCGTTCCGACGGTGCCTGGCGAGCTGCTGTTCGCCCCCAAGCGCTTCACGCTGCACGCCAAGCGCATGCAGAACGTCAAACTCTACTACAAGGGGCCGGCGGATGGTCAGGAGCGTTACTATCGCATCACCTTCACCGAATCACCGGCAGCCCAGCTTGATGAAAGTGGCCAGGCCAGGCGCCGTGGTGCGTTGGAGATGAAACTCGCGCTGCAATCGACCCTGGTGGTACGCCCGCGCCAGGTGCGTTTTCAATACCAGCTGGATCCGGCAAGGAGCAGCATCACCAATACCGGCAACACCTACTTCGAATTCATGGTGAAACGGGGATGTCTGCAGGCGGACAGCGAGGCCGACAGCAAATACCTGCTGCCCGGCGAAACCTACCAGAACCCAACGATCGGCCAGGCAGGCAACCAGAAACTGATCGTCTACCAATCCCGGTTCATCCGGGTCGGCAAGGATTGCTGGCCTGACTAG
- the leuE gene encoding leucine efflux protein LeuE, producing MFESLGVINVWTYLVGLFFIIIAPGPNSIYVLRTGASRGVGPGYQAALGVFVGDAILIFCAYLGIASLIRTTPLLFTLVRYLGALYLLYLGVKILHANFIARREGQASVVEHGERYFSKALTLSLTNPKAILFYVSFFVQFVDFNYAHTWVSYLVLASMLEAMSFVYLTLLIFGGTLMARFFARKVRLARLGNGLIGLFFMGFAARLATLSS from the coding sequence ATGTTCGAAAGCCTGGGAGTCATCAATGTCTGGACTTATCTGGTCGGGCTCTTCTTCATCATCATAGCGCCGGGGCCCAACTCGATTTATGTGCTGCGCACCGGGGCGAGCCGCGGCGTCGGCCCGGGCTACCAGGCAGCCCTCGGGGTCTTCGTCGGCGACGCCATTCTGATCTTCTGCGCCTATCTGGGCATCGCCTCCCTCATTCGCACCACCCCCCTGCTGTTTACCCTGGTGCGCTACCTGGGGGCCCTCTATCTGCTCTACCTCGGGGTGAAGATCCTGCATGCCAACTTCATCGCCAGGCGGGAAGGGCAGGCGTCCGTGGTCGAGCACGGCGAGCGCTACTTCTCCAAGGCGCTCACCTTGAGCCTCACCAACCCCAAGGCGATCCTGTTCTACGTCTCCTTCTTCGTGCAGTTTGTCGACTTCAACTACGCCCACACCTGGGTCTCCTACCTGGTGCTGGCGAGCATGCTGGAGGCCATGAGCTTCGTCTATCTGACCCTGTTGATCTTCGGCGGTACCCTGATGGCCCGCTTCTTTGCGCGCAAGGTACGTCTCGCCAGACTCGGCAACGGCCTCATCGGCCTGTTTTTCATGGGCTTCGCCGCCCGACTGGCCACATTGTCATCCTGA
- the ftnA gene encoding non-heme ferritin, producing MLAKAMIEKLNEQINLEFYSSNLYLQMSAWCEDKGFEGAANFLRQHAVEERQHMERLFTYVSETGAMPLLGAIDAPPHEFKSLGDIFRTTLEHEYHITKCINGLAHVAFTTQDYSTFNFLQWYVAEQHEEEKLFKSIVDRLSLVGEDGKGLYFIDKELAELAKGAPASIMDGNA from the coding sequence ATGTTGGCCAAAGCCATGATCGAGAAGTTGAACGAGCAGATTAATCTTGAATTCTATTCCTCCAACCTCTACCTGCAGATGAGCGCCTGGTGCGAGGACAAGGGCTTCGAGGGGGCGGCCAACTTCCTGCGCCAGCACGCCGTCGAGGAGCGTCAGCACATGGAGCGCCTGTTCACCTACGTGAGCGAGACCGGTGCCATGCCGCTGCTGGGTGCCATCGATGCCCCTCCCCACGAGTTCAAGTCGCTGGGTGACATCTTCCGCACCACCCTCGAGCACGAATACCACATCACCAAGTGCATCAACGGCCTGGCCCACGTGGCGTTCACCACCCAGGACTACTCCACCTTCAACTTCCTGCAGTGGTACGTGGCCGAGCAGCATGAAGAGGAGAAGCTGTTCAAGAGTATCGTCGACCGTCTGTCGCTGGTGGGTGAAGACGGCAAGGGACTCTACTTCATCGACAAGGAGCTGGCCGAGCTGGCCAAGGGCGCCCCTGCCAGCATCATGGATGGCAACGCCTGA
- a CDS encoding EcpB family pilus assembly chaperone — protein MNLKMLLAWMLFIPGVSQAINVGSVTTFIDAGSQDVAKEIENGSAQARLVTISVSRISSPEEGGQEIPMEVAGELMLSPSRLMLPAHAKNNVRFFYKGPQDGKERYYRIRWLDTALSMDDQSNNRRQAVATTSAQIGTILVVTPRQQHFAYNLQNGMLSNQGNASYRTVAYGPCLDRKAQAQCKETYYDLPGKQRRFKKVDMQDPQSHLGLWLGQEFVVVK, from the coding sequence ATGAACCTGAAAATGCTGTTGGCATGGATGCTGTTTATTCCCGGGGTCAGCCAGGCCATCAACGTTGGTTCCGTCACCACCTTCATCGATGCGGGCAGCCAGGATGTAGCCAAGGAGATCGAGAATGGCAGTGCTCAAGCCAGGCTGGTCACCATCTCCGTCAGCCGCATCTCTTCACCTGAAGAGGGTGGCCAGGAGATCCCGATGGAAGTGGCCGGCGAGCTGATGCTCTCGCCCAGCCGACTGATGCTGCCCGCCCATGCCAAGAACAACGTGCGTTTCTTTTACAAGGGACCGCAGGACGGCAAGGAGCGCTACTACCGCATCCGCTGGCTGGACACAGCCCTGTCGATGGACGACCAGAGCAACAATCGTCGCCAGGCGGTTGCCACCACCTCTGCCCAGATAGGCACCATTCTGGTGGTCACGCCACGCCAGCAGCACTTCGCCTACAACCTGCAAAACGGAATGTTGAGCAATCAGGGGAATGCCTCTTACCGCACCGTGGCCTACGGCCCCTGTCTGGACCGCAAGGCACAGGCGCAGTGCAAAGAGACCTACTACGACCTGCCCGGCAAGCAGCGCCGCTTCAAGAAAGTCGATATGCAGGATCCACAAAGTCATCTTGGCCTCTGGCTGGGTCAGGAATTCGTCGTCGTCAAATAA
- a CDS encoding MFS transporter: MEKSLSTDQPLAAATAHDALNRTTYPVIAAISFSHLLNDMMQSVLLAIYPLLKLGLNLSFAQIGLITLTYQFTGSLLQPLIGLYTDRRPMPYSLPFGMGFTMIGLLSLSQAASFGAVLLSAMLIGIGSSVFHPESSRVARMAAGSQPGLAQSLFQIGGNLGSAIGPLLAALIIVPQGQGSAAWFSLFALVGVIVLSLVGRWSSHHAANFHKRMKAHLGHGLSRRQIGWSLATLGLLMFSKFFYMASLSSYYTFYLMDKFSLSLDSAQLYLFAFLFAVAAGTVLGGPIGDRIGRKRVIWISILGVAPFTLLLPHVDLFWTSVLSVIIGLILASAFSAILVYAQELVPGKVGTISGLFFGFAFGMGGIGAALLGQLADATSIETVYQVCAYLPLIGLLTAFLPTLRKG, from the coding sequence ATGGAAAAGAGCCTCAGTACCGATCAGCCACTCGCCGCCGCTACCGCGCACGACGCCTTGAATCGCACCACCTATCCGGTGATCGCCGCCATCAGCTTCTCGCACCTGTTGAACGACATGATGCAGTCGGTGCTGCTGGCCATCTATCCGCTGCTCAAGCTCGGCCTCAACCTGTCGTTCGCCCAGATCGGCCTCATCACCCTCACCTACCAGTTCACGGGTTCCTTGTTGCAGCCGCTGATCGGCCTCTACACCGACCGCCGGCCCATGCCCTATTCATTGCCGTTCGGCATGGGCTTTACGATGATCGGCTTGCTGTCGTTGTCGCAGGCGGCCAGCTTTGGCGCCGTGCTGCTGTCGGCCATGCTGATCGGCATCGGCTCGTCGGTGTTCCACCCGGAATCTTCCCGGGTCGCCCGCATGGCGGCCGGCAGTCAGCCTGGGCTGGCCCAATCGCTGTTCCAGATCGGCGGCAACCTGGGGTCGGCCATAGGCCCGCTGCTCGCCGCGCTGATCATAGTGCCGCAGGGCCAGGGTAGCGCGGCCTGGTTCTCGCTGTTCGCCCTGGTCGGCGTCATCGTGCTCAGCCTGGTCGGACGCTGGTCCAGCCACCACGCCGCCAACTTCCATAAACGGATGAAGGCACACCTCGGCCACGGCCTGAGCCGTCGCCAGATCGGCTGGTCGCTGGCCACCCTCGGCCTGCTGATGTTCTCCAAATTCTTCTACATGGCCAGCCTGAGCAGCTATTACACCTTCTACCTGATGGACAAGTTCAGCCTGTCGCTCGACAGCGCCCAGCTCTATCTGTTCGCCTTCCTGTTTGCCGTCGCGGCGGGTACCGTGCTCGGCGGGCCAATTGGCGATCGCATCGGCCGCAAGCGGGTGATCTGGATCTCCATCCTCGGCGTCGCCCCCTTCACCCTGCTGTTGCCCCATGTCGACCTGTTCTGGACCTCGGTGCTCTCGGTCATCATCGGTCTGATCCTGGCCTCGGCCTTCTCCGCCATCCTGGTCTACGCCCAGGAGCTGGTCCCCGGCAAGGTCGGCACCATCTCCGGCCTGTTCTTCGGCTTCGCCTTCGGCATGGGGGGCATAGGGGCCGCCCTGCTGGGGCAGCTGGCGGATGCCACCAGCATAGAGACCGTATATCAGGTCTGTGCCTATCTGCCGCTCATCGGCTTGTTGACCGCTTTCTTGCCGACTCTTAGAAAGGGATAA
- a CDS encoding BaiN/RdsA family NAD(P)/FAD-dependent oxidoreductase: protein MKQFDVVVIGAGAAGLMCAAQAGYRGRSVLVLDNAKKPGRKILISGGGRCNFTNHQAGPHAFLSANPHFCKSALARYTQQDFIDLVDRHGLRYHEKTLGQLFCDESAKEIVDILLTECDWAGVALQFQTEILTVSKTDDGFMLTTSQGEISCHSLVVATGGLSMPKLGATPYGFKLAEQFGLKVLPTRAGLVPFTLHQAEKEAFVDLAGVSLPVAVTAEDGTCFKEAMLFTHRGLSGPAILQISSFWLAGEKIHINLLPELDIAATLREWAQAHPAQELKTVLGRELPKRFVDKLVELGQLVSKPMRQYNERELEAVATLLGDWQILPNGTEGYRTAEVTLGGVDTNELSSKTMEARKVAGLYFIGEVVDVTGWLGGYNFQWAWSSGWVAGQYC, encoded by the coding sequence ATGAAGCAGTTTGATGTGGTGGTGATCGGTGCCGGGGCGGCTGGATTGATGTGTGCGGCCCAGGCCGGTTATCGGGGCCGCTCCGTGCTGGTGCTCGACAATGCCAAGAAGCCGGGTCGCAAGATCCTGATCAGCGGTGGCGGCCGCTGCAACTTCACCAACCATCAGGCCGGTCCCCACGCCTTCCTCTCGGCCAACCCCCACTTCTGCAAGTCGGCGCTGGCGCGCTACACCCAGCAGGATTTCATCGATCTGGTGGACCGGCACGGCCTGAGATATCACGAGAAGACCCTGGGCCAGCTGTTCTGTGACGAGAGCGCCAAGGAGATCGTCGACATCCTGCTGACCGAGTGCGACTGGGCTGGCGTGGCCCTGCAGTTCCAGACCGAGATCCTCACCGTCAGCAAGACCGATGACGGTTTCATGCTGACCACCAGTCAGGGGGAGATCAGCTGTCACTCGCTGGTGGTGGCCACCGGTGGCCTCTCCATGCCGAAACTCGGCGCCACCCCCTACGGCTTCAAGCTGGCGGAGCAGTTCGGTCTCAAGGTGCTGCCGACCCGCGCCGGACTGGTGCCCTTCACCCTGCATCAGGCCGAGAAAGAGGCCTTCGTCGATCTGGCCGGGGTCAGCCTGCCGGTGGCGGTGACCGCCGAGGATGGCACCTGTTTCAAGGAGGCCATGCTGTTCACCCATCGCGGCCTCTCCGGCCCGGCCATCCTGCAGATCTCTTCGTTTTGGCTGGCGGGGGAGAAGATCCACATCAACCTGCTGCCGGAGCTCGACATCGCCGCCACCCTCAGGGAGTGGGCCCAGGCTCATCCGGCTCAGGAGCTGAAGACCGTGCTGGGGCGTGAGCTGCCCAAGCGCTTCGTCGACAAGTTGGTGGAGCTGGGCCAGCTGGTCAGCAAGCCGATGCGCCAGTACAACGAGCGGGAGCTGGAGGCGGTAGCCACCCTGCTGGGGGATTGGCAGATCCTGCCCAATGGCACCGAGGGTTATCGTACCGCCGAAGTGACCTTAGGGGGGGTGGATACCAACGAGCTCTCCTCCAAGACCATGGAGGCGCGCAAGGTGGCCGGTCTCTACTTCATCGGCGAGGTGGTGGACGTGACCGGCTGGCTCGGTGGCTACAACTTCCAGTGGGCCTGGTCTTCCGGTTGGGTAGCCGGCCAGTACTGCTGA
- a CDS encoding fimbrial biogenesis outer membrane usher protein has translation MLKKTCLLPLSLLMVVSASANSAAPLKIANVIIPASFAQALAEGLAVPVRLQYTDEKNRLDTLTDNPIGNATLLLQDGKLHLLHIDFGAGQQQGLLNDQLTAMLASEEKRTFSAEGSLQIDANASMQLDLVAMLLTIRVSRDAFGQARQPDNRVTLTPTVDTLTGVHRYNLGYSFNSNRQNGHSDSNFLQLDSTVGMGAHHMALDASLYNLGEPEQSGDIYRAMYERDLDDRRIAAGMVSTWDLQTLGVVTGLSTGRIYGASYGNQAQSRKQKADTSTTPVQVFMPANGEVRVYREDRLISLQNLAIGNQNIDTSAFPSGVYNVTVEVYVDGRLTSTTTQRVTKLGGSLGFTQEWGWQWWGGMMEGAQNNGDSPLLGVSLARSLDTLELATTTYAFKDAAVGEARANWQATDRVSAQLQTMLASDQSWRFASSLALQAHDNASLWLSQEKLETGSALTVSNAELYSAGITLNLGGWVSGLGQLTFNTLHDRQMNSDRSYADYYQHLYAGKYGNLSLRASLQSDSGTLNGFNNKSITLDYSIPFDNLFSFGMSSNEQGQTTANVNYQKRMDGVINLASFNASRMMHGSDEHNMALSGTLGFENRVIGGTMTLGRGHGGDMNGNLIARGALVTTEDALVASSRSSSGAGLIINTGIDRQGQMLAKVNGQDYPLHGEQTFLALPPYGEYEIELLNSKRGKDSYDINTGKQRYTLFPGNVATLDASSTIKEMVTVFGILRAEDGSLLANARIDNHIGTTVTNEEGEFSLDVDKANPMLTFRQGNDFCEAELDLEKYSGAAWVGIITCQGLPTYAMVREY, from the coding sequence ATGTTGAAGAAAACCTGCTTGTTGCCGCTCTCATTGCTGATGGTGGTCTCCGCCTCGGCCAACAGCGCGGCGCCACTCAAGATCGCCAACGTCATCATTCCGGCCAGTTTTGCCCAGGCTCTGGCAGAAGGGCTGGCCGTTCCCGTTCGTCTGCAGTACACGGATGAAAAAAACCGGCTCGACACCCTGACCGATAACCCGATCGGCAATGCCACCCTGCTGCTGCAGGACGGCAAGCTGCATCTGCTGCACATCGATTTTGGTGCTGGCCAGCAGCAAGGTCTGCTCAACGACCAGCTGACCGCCATGCTCGCCAGTGAAGAGAAGCGCACGTTTTCTGCCGAGGGCAGCTTGCAGATAGATGCCAACGCCAGCATGCAGCTTGACCTGGTGGCCATGTTGCTGACGATTCGGGTTTCACGCGATGCATTTGGCCAGGCCAGGCAGCCGGACAACCGGGTGACCTTGACCCCGACCGTCGACACTCTGACCGGGGTGCATCGCTACAATCTGGGCTACTCCTTCAACAGCAATCGGCAAAACGGTCACAGCGACTCCAACTTCCTGCAACTGGACAGTACCGTCGGGATGGGCGCCCATCACATGGCGCTGGACGCCTCCCTCTACAACCTTGGGGAGCCAGAACAGAGCGGTGACATCTATCGTGCCATGTACGAGCGGGATCTTGACGATCGCCGCATCGCGGCCGGCATGGTCTCGACCTGGGATCTGCAGACGCTGGGGGTGGTGACCGGCCTGAGTACTGGCCGAATTTATGGGGCATCGTATGGCAACCAGGCCCAGTCACGTAAACAGAAAGCCGACACATCCACCACTCCGGTACAAGTCTTCATGCCTGCCAATGGCGAGGTCAGGGTGTACCGTGAGGATCGCCTGATCAGCCTGCAGAACCTGGCCATCGGCAACCAGAATATCGACACCTCGGCGTTCCCCAGTGGCGTCTACAACGTCACGGTCGAAGTCTATGTCGATGGACGGCTGACCAGCACCACGACCCAGCGCGTCACCAAGCTGGGCGGCAGTCTGGGCTTTACTCAGGAGTGGGGATGGCAATGGTGGGGAGGCATGATGGAAGGCGCCCAGAACAACGGCGATTCACCGCTGCTGGGAGTATCGCTGGCACGTTCGCTGGATACCCTGGAGCTGGCCACCACAACCTATGCCTTCAAGGATGCTGCGGTAGGCGAAGCCCGTGCAAACTGGCAGGCAACCGATCGTGTCAGTGCCCAGTTGCAAACCATGCTGGCCTCCGACCAATCGTGGCGCTTCGCATCCAGCCTTGCCCTGCAGGCCCATGACAATGCCTCTCTTTGGCTCAGCCAGGAGAAACTCGAGACCGGCAGCGCCCTGACGGTAAGCAACGCCGAACTCTACTCTGCCGGCATCACGCTCAATCTGGGTGGCTGGGTCAGCGGTCTCGGCCAGCTCACTTTCAACACCCTGCACGACCGCCAGATGAACAGCGATCGCAGCTATGCCGATTACTACCAGCACCTTTATGCCGGCAAATACGGCAACCTGTCACTGCGCGCCAGCCTGCAGAGCGACAGCGGTACGCTCAACGGATTCAACAACAAGAGCATCACGCTGGATTACTCGATCCCGTTCGACAACCTGTTCAGCTTTGGCATGAGCAGCAACGAGCAGGGCCAGACCACGGCCAACGTCAACTACCAGAAACGCATGGACGGCGTCATCAATCTGGCCTCGTTCAATGCCTCGCGCATGATGCACGGCAGTGATGAACACAATATGGCGCTCTCCGGCACACTCGGGTTCGAGAACAGGGTCATCGGCGGCACCATGACATTGGGCCGCGGCCATGGTGGCGACATGAATGGCAACCTGATTGCGCGCGGCGCCCTGGTCACGACGGAGGACGCACTGGTCGCCTCGAGTCGCAGCTCCTCGGGGGCCGGCTTGATCATCAATACCGGGATCGATCGCCAAGGACAGATGCTCGCCAAGGTCAACGGACAGGATTACCCCCTGCATGGCGAGCAGACCTTCCTCGCCCTCCCCCCTTACGGGGAGTACGAGATAGAGCTGCTCAACAGCAAGCGGGGCAAGGACAGCTACGACATCAATACCGGCAAGCAGCGCTACACCCTGTTTCCCGGCAACGTGGCCACCCTGGATGCGAGCAGCACCATCAAGGAGATGGTGACTGTCTTCGGCATACTCAGGGCGGAAGACGGCTCCTTGCTGGCCAATGCCCGCATCGACAACCATATCGGCACCACGGTGACCAACGAGGAGGGTGAATTCTCGCTGGATGTGGATAAAGCCAATCCCATGCTGACTTTCCGCCAAGGGAATGACTTCTGTGAAGCCGAGCTAGATCTTGAAAAATACAGCGGCGCCGCCTGGGTAGGCATCATTACCTGCCAGGGGCTGCCCACCTATGCCATGGTGAGAGAGTACTGA